Proteins encoded together in one Prevotella scopos JCM 17725 window:
- the sprA gene encoding cell surface protein SprA: MKRKYYISILIITLLGSIGLLSWGRSALSFAPIAKLVYRVAPPDTVKKAKPIEVEIDEETIPDSLLHPRWKVQRTTPVTYDDLRENSTDLIRPENMRQTVEYNDSLDRYIIGYKIGKTYVMTPIMMTPEEYRKWTEKRSFADYYRSKNQEILREKGKDKFDFTDMHFSLGPAEKIFGPGGVRIKTQGSAELKFGANIKNIDNPSLPIRNRKTTAMDFDEKINVNVNGKVGDKVNMNLNYNTDATFDFDAQNFKLRYEGKEDEIIKLVEGGNVTFPSNNSLVQGASALFGIRTDMQFGRLKLQTVLSQKKSSNKSVSSRGGKQLTPFEIDAADYEENHHFFLSQYFRDNYDAAMKSLPNLKTGVTINRVEVWVTNKTGTTSNTRNIVALTDLGENKKISRTDLWGTGNGPVPTNNANTEYTTITQTYPAARNIDQVTSILDGAGLVGGNDYEKLANARLLNSSEYTINNALGYISLKSGLQTDQVLAIAYEYTYGGVTYQVGEFASDRTNINEALFVKSLKNTSNNPKQGNWDLMMKNVYYLASNIERDKFRLDVKYQSDTTGVYLSYIPEPQVKNQTLIKLLNADRLDNNNNPHSNGYFDYIEGYTISNGRVFFPMAEPFGNGLRKALTDKGVTTAIANKYVFEQLYDSTKTIAKQIAEKDKFILVGQYRGSAANVISLGAYNVPQGSVIVTAGGVTLNEGSDYSVDYSAGEVTILNQSIIDAGTAVNVSLESQSAYQQERKTMIGVNWEYDFSKDFQIGGTFMHLSEQPLTTKVNMGSEPLNNTIWGLNINWKKESQWLTNMLNKIPFLHVTQPSYITFSAEFAQLLAGQSKGTQDNASYLDDFEGAKTTIDVSQPTSWIISSVPSDFPEYSDKTSLRSGFNRSLLAWYTIDPLFTRRSSSLTPGHIKSDLEQLSNHYVREIPVTELFPIRDRNYSGSTSTLNILNLAYYPSERGPYNFNPNIDVNGHLTNPTGTWGGMMRKLDTNDFQTANIEYIEFWMLDPFIYSNRLPNANQYGGDFYINLGEVSEDVLKDGKKFYESGMPVDGSHSWTTTQWGKIPTQSTITYAFATSKGSRAKQDVGFNGLNDEEEQQFASYQNFLTAARANTNQAVFDSIWADPANDDYHYFRGSDWDAKQASILERYKRINNPQGNSPDNDNNNERYDTSYKTTPDVEDINQDYTLNEYEKYYQYHISIRPQDLVVGQNFIVDKRVASAPLRKGGSEPVTWYQFRIPLEEFQKRVGNISDFTSIRFMRMFLTGFAKPIVLRFGTFDLVSGKWRQYQQNLTNSASNSGTMSVSAVSLEENNDKTPVNYVIPPGIERGKDPNQPQLVEENEQALSMVVNNLGTGESKAVYKNTTLDLRQYKRLQMFVHANAFEQNTTNLTDNQLAVFIRLGSDYKNNYYEYEIPLKLSAPGHYDTNTGKERRIVWPEENMLDIPLKLLTSVKKQRNQARGSGTASYNRAFSVYDTDHPANKVTVMGNPTLGEVKTMIIGVRNLSSSQKSGEVWVNELRLREFNNEGGWAARGQLNLQLSDFGTVDVNASHSTDGFGGLEQGVNERQQESKTDVSVTTSLELGKFFPDKAKVSAPLYYSVTKSESRPKYNPLDTDMELKDALDGTANRQERDSIESIAVTKRLTTNFSLSNVRVGIQTKNHPMPYDPANFSFSYSHSHSHTSGETTVYENEDNWRGALNYNWTPVYKSWEPFKRLIKSRSKWFEILKRFGLNWLPQNVTFNTEMVRNYYELQERDMESTENSLLPLTFSEQFLWNRDFALRWDLTRNLHMNFQSATHAEIEEPYTPINKDLYADRYQAWKDSVWTSIKHFGTPLDYQQNFTLSYQLPLNLLPIFDWVNADANYTASYTWVRGTSLDNGTSLGNTITSNRALNINSSFNFERLYNHIPFLKKTNERFNRTRPTRPKLTAEQKKAEREKKEKERKEKGKDDDKKKALPKNQKSFEKEIVINADSAILVSHGKNTKRLIISAKDERGKAIKIKYRKVGDTQLKVFNRTDSAIRMKLTVTPKEPLDNKGWYKTAQCVARALMMVRSASVSYRDQYAMALPGFMPTVGDAFGQTRGTGALSPGLDFAFGLIDDDYIGKARDNHWLLMNDSVATPAVTNRTEDLQIRMTLEPFKDFKIDLTASRMQTTSRSIQYMYTGTPTTQSGSLTMTTLSLGTAFESQGNANNGYHSSTFDRFVQSLDGYRNRVEAQYNNATYPASFGGGHFTPAAGTVNKYSADVMVPAFLNAYTSMSGNGLKIFPSLRSLLPNWSIRYSGLSRLPFFEQFFKSVNINHAYRSIFAISSYQSYSTWQEYMNGLGFIADAITGTPIPSSMYNISQVSINEAFSPLLGVDVTLQNNLTARLEYRQTRVLSLSMTSVQLNEASSKDWVIGIGYRINDFNLFNNGTRRVAKSKKKKTTGTSQQDNSSSRQNNGLNRDLNLRLDISYRQQASLTRDIASLTSAASSGNTAFKFSFLSDYTLSRLVTASLYYDLQINTPLLSSGSYPTTTHDFGVSLRLSLTR, translated from the coding sequence ACCTTATCCGACCTGAGAATATGCGACAGACTGTGGAGTATAACGACTCGCTCGATCGCTATATCATTGGTTATAAGATTGGTAAGACCTATGTAATGACGCCAATCATGATGACGCCAGAGGAGTATAGGAAATGGACCGAGAAACGTAGCTTTGCTGATTACTATCGCTCAAAGAATCAAGAGATACTCAGGGAGAAAGGTAAAGATAAGTTCGACTTCACTGATATGCACTTCTCATTGGGGCCTGCTGAAAAGATATTCGGTCCCGGTGGTGTACGTATCAAGACACAGGGTTCGGCTGAACTGAAGTTCGGTGCAAACATCAAGAACATTGACAACCCATCACTTCCTATCCGTAATCGTAAGACGACGGCAATGGACTTTGATGAGAAAATCAATGTCAACGTGAATGGTAAGGTGGGCGACAAGGTGAACATGAACCTTAACTACAATACCGATGCAACCTTCGATTTCGATGCACAGAACTTCAAACTAAGATATGAAGGTAAGGAAGATGAGATTATCAAACTCGTTGAAGGTGGTAATGTAACCTTCCCTTCAAACAACTCTCTCGTACAAGGAGCATCAGCCCTCTTCGGTATCCGTACCGATATGCAGTTTGGTAGGCTGAAGTTACAGACCGTATTGTCACAGAAGAAGAGTTCTAACAAGAGTGTCAGTTCACGTGGTGGAAAACAACTTACGCCGTTTGAAATTGATGCGGCTGACTATGAAGAAAACCACCACTTCTTCCTCTCACAATATTTCCGTGACAACTATGATGCGGCGATGAAGTCATTACCTAACCTCAAAACTGGTGTTACGATTAATCGTGTGGAGGTATGGGTGACAAATAAGACTGGAACAACGAGTAACACACGTAACATTGTTGCACTGACCGACCTCGGTGAAAACAAGAAGATTAGCCGTACTGATCTGTGGGGAACTGGTAACGGACCCGTACCAACAAACAATGCCAATACAGAATACACCACTATTACACAGACCTACCCTGCTGCTCGTAACATCGACCAAGTGACGAGTATTCTTGATGGTGCAGGTCTTGTGGGTGGTAACGACTATGAAAAGTTGGCAAATGCCCGACTGCTCAATAGTTCTGAATACACTATCAACAATGCCTTGGGTTATATCTCACTGAAAAGCGGTCTACAGACTGACCAAGTATTGGCGATTGCCTACGAATATACCTACGGTGGCGTTACCTATCAGGTGGGTGAGTTTGCCAGCGACCGTACCAATATCAATGAGGCTCTCTTCGTCAAGTCATTGAAGAACACCAGCAATAATCCTAAGCAAGGAAACTGGGACTTGATGATGAAAAACGTGTATTATCTCGCTTCTAACATTGAGCGCGATAAGTTCCGCCTTGACGTGAAGTATCAGAGTGATACGACAGGTGTCTATCTGTCATACATTCCAGAACCGCAAGTAAAGAACCAAACGCTCATCAAACTTCTCAATGCTGACCGATTGGATAACAATAACAATCCACATTCCAATGGTTATTTTGATTACATTGAGGGATATACTATCAGCAACGGACGTGTGTTCTTCCCTATGGCTGAACCTTTCGGTAATGGACTTCGCAAAGCATTGACAGATAAGGGTGTTACTACAGCTATTGCGAATAAATACGTTTTCGAGCAACTCTATGACTCTACGAAGACTATCGCTAAGCAGATTGCCGAGAAGGATAAGTTCATACTCGTTGGACAATATCGTGGTTCGGCTGCAAATGTTATCTCCCTTGGAGCCTATAACGTTCCACAGGGTTCGGTAATAGTAACTGCGGGCGGTGTGACCTTGAATGAGGGTTCTGACTATAGCGTTGATTACAGTGCTGGTGAGGTGACTATCCTTAATCAGAGTATTATCGATGCAGGTACAGCAGTCAATGTATCATTAGAAAGCCAGAGTGCTTATCAACAGGAGCGTAAGACGATGATTGGTGTAAACTGGGAGTACGACTTCTCAAAGGACTTCCAGATTGGTGGTACCTTCATGCACCTCTCTGAACAACCGTTGACAACAAAGGTCAATATGGGTTCTGAACCACTCAACAACACCATTTGGGGGCTGAATATCAACTGGAAGAAAGAGAGTCAGTGGCTTACGAATATGCTCAATAAGATTCCATTCCTACACGTAACACAGCCTTCTTACATTACTTTCTCTGCTGAGTTCGCACAGTTATTGGCAGGCCAAAGCAAGGGAACACAGGACAATGCTTCTTATCTTGATGACTTTGAGGGAGCAAAGACAACTATCGACGTAAGTCAGCCAACCTCCTGGATTATCTCCAGTGTACCATCAGACTTCCCTGAATATTCAGATAAGACAAGCCTTCGCAGCGGTTTTAACCGAAGCTTATTAGCATGGTACACTATCGACCCACTTTTCACTCGTCGTAGTAGTTCGCTGACTCCAGGACACATCAAGAGCGACCTCGAACAGCTCTCTAATCACTATGTACGTGAGATTCCAGTTACCGAATTGTTCCCAATTCGGGACCGAAACTACAGTGGTTCTACCTCTACATTGAATATTCTGAACCTCGCTTACTATCCTTCTGAGCGTGGACCGTATAACTTCAATCCGAATATTGACGTTAACGGACACCTCACGAATCCTACTGGAACATGGGGAGGTATGATGCGTAAGTTGGATACTAACGACTTCCAAACTGCTAACATCGAATATATAGAGTTCTGGATGCTCGACCCATTCATCTACTCCAACCGACTACCAAATGCAAACCAGTATGGTGGTGACTTCTATATCAACCTTGGAGAGGTGTCTGAAGACGTACTGAAAGATGGTAAGAAGTTCTACGAGAGTGGTATGCCTGTAGATGGTAGTCACTCATGGACAACTACGCAATGGGGTAAAATACCAACACAAAGTACGATTACTTACGCCTTCGCAACCTCAAAGGGTAGTCGTGCGAAACAAGATGTCGGCTTTAATGGATTGAATGATGAGGAAGAACAGCAGTTTGCTTCTTATCAGAACTTCCTTACAGCTGCTCGTGCTAATACCAATCAGGCAGTCTTCGACTCGATATGGGCAGACCCTGCCAATGATGACTACCACTATTTCCGTGGCTCTGATTGGGATGCAAAGCAGGCTTCTATCCTTGAACGATATAAGCGCATCAACAACCCACAGGGTAACTCACCAGACAATGATAACAATAACGAGCGTTATGACACCTCATACAAGACAACTCCAGATGTTGAGGATATCAATCAGGACTATACACTGAACGAATACGAGAAATACTACCAGTACCATATTAGTATTCGTCCACAAGACCTTGTCGTAGGTCAGAACTTCATTGTTGATAAGCGTGTAGCCTCAGCCCCACTGCGCAAGGGTGGCTCTGAACCTGTCACATGGTATCAGTTCCGTATTCCATTAGAGGAGTTCCAGAAGCGTGTGGGTAATATCAGCGACTTTACCAGCATCCGCTTTATGCGTATGTTCCTCACTGGTTTTGCAAAGCCTATCGTACTCCGCTTTGGTACCTTCGACCTTGTAAGTGGTAAATGGCGCCAGTATCAACAGAACCTTACCAACTCTGCCAGCAACTCGGGTACGATGTCAGTGAGTGCTGTGAGCCTTGAAGAAAACAATGATAAGACTCCTGTAAACTATGTAATACCTCCAGGCATTGAACGTGGAAAGGACCCTAACCAGCCACAGTTGGTTGAGGAGAACGAACAGGCACTCTCTATGGTTGTTAATAATCTTGGAACAGGCGAATCAAAGGCTGTCTATAAGAATACAACCCTCGACCTTCGTCAGTACAAGCGTCTGCAGATGTTCGTACATGCGAATGCCTTTGAACAGAATACAACTAATCTTACAGATAACCAGTTGGCTGTGTTCATCCGTTTGGGTTCTGATTACAAGAACAACTACTACGAGTATGAAATTCCTTTGAAGCTGTCAGCTCCAGGTCATTACGATACAAACACAGGGAAAGAGCGACGTATTGTATGGCCAGAGGAGAACATGCTCGACATACCTTTGAAGCTCCTCACCTCCGTGAAGAAGCAACGTAATCAGGCACGTGGTTCAGGAACAGCAAGCTATAACCGTGCTTTCTCTGTATACGACACCGATCATCCTGCTAACAAAGTAACGGTGATGGGTAACCCAACCCTTGGTGAAGTAAAGACGATGATTATTGGTGTTCGCAACCTTTCCAGCAGTCAGAAGAGTGGAGAGGTATGGGTGAATGAGCTACGTCTACGAGAGTTTAACAACGAAGGTGGATGGGCAGCAAGAGGTCAGCTCAACCTACAGCTGTCTGACTTCGGTACTGTGGATGTTAATGCCAGCCATAGCACTGATGGCTTTGGTGGTTTGGAGCAGGGCGTTAACGAGCGACAGCAGGAGTCTAAGACGGATGTTTCTGTCACCACAAGTCTTGAGTTAGGAAAGTTCTTCCCTGACAAAGCAAAGGTCTCAGCACCATTATATTACAGCGTAACCAAAAGCGAGAGTCGTCCTAAGTATAATCCACTCGACACGGATATGGAATTGAAGGATGCTCTTGATGGTACTGCTAACCGTCAAGAGCGTGACTCCATCGAGTCTATTGCCGTTACGAAACGACTGACAACAAACTTCTCTTTGTCTAATGTACGTGTTGGTATTCAGACGAAGAACCACCCTATGCCATACGACCCTGCCAACTTCTCATTCTCTTATAGCCATTCTCATTCTCATACATCAGGTGAGACAACGGTCTATGAGAACGAAGACAACTGGCGTGGAGCATTGAACTATAACTGGACACCAGTATATAAGTCTTGGGAACCTTTCAAGCGTCTTATCAAGAGTAGGTCGAAATGGTTTGAAATCCTCAAACGCTTCGGACTGAACTGGCTTCCACAGAACGTTACCTTCAACACTGAAATGGTGCGCAACTACTACGAGTTGCAGGAACGTGATATGGAATCAACTGAGAACAGTCTGTTGCCTCTTACCTTCAGTGAGCAGTTCCTTTGGAATCGTGACTTCGCTCTACGTTGGGACTTGACACGCAATCTCCACATGAACTTCCAAAGTGCGACACATGCTGAGATTGAAGAACCTTACACTCCTATCAATAAAGACCTCTATGCCGACCGTTATCAGGCATGGAAAGACTCGGTATGGACAAGCATTAAACACTTCGGTACACCACTCGATTACCAACAGAATTTTACGCTTTCTTATCAGCTTCCACTCAATCTGCTACCTATCTTTGACTGGGTAAATGCTGATGCGAATTATACTGCATCTTATACTTGGGTGCGTGGAACGAGTCTTGATAATGGTACTTCGCTCGGTAATACCATCACAAGTAACCGTGCATTGAACATCAATAGTAGCTTCAACTTTGAACGCCTCTATAACCATATTCCTTTCTTAAAGAAAACGAACGAACGCTTCAACCGCACCCGCCCTACTCGTCCTAAGCTGACTGCAGAACAGAAGAAAGCTGAGAGGGAAAAGAAAGAAAAAGAAAGGAAGGAGAAAGGTAAAGACGATGATAAGAAGAAAGCACTGCCAAAGAACCAGAAGAGCTTTGAAAAGGAAATCGTTATCAATGCGGATTCTGCTATCCTTGTTTCACATGGCAAGAATACAAAACGCCTTATCATCTCGGCTAAAGACGAAAGAGGAAAGGCTATCAAGATTAAATATCGTAAGGTAGGTGATACGCAGTTGAAAGTCTTTAATCGTACAGACTCTGCTATCCGCATGAAGCTTACCGTAACGCCTAAAGAGCCACTCGATAATAAGGGATGGTATAAGACAGCACAATGTGTGGCACGTGCGCTGATGATGGTACGTTCAGCAAGTGTTTCTTATCGTGACCAATATGCAATGGCACTGCCAGGCTTTATGCCAACGGTGGGTGATGCCTTTGGACAGACACGTGGAACAGGTGCCTTATCACCAGGTCTTGACTTCGCTTTCGGTCTTATTGATGACGACTATATCGGTAAGGCACGTGACAACCATTGGTTGCTTATGAACGACAGTGTGGCTACACCTGCAGTAACGAATCGCACAGAAGACTTGCAGATTCGTATGACACTTGAACCATTTAAGGACTTTAAGATTGACCTTACTGCCAGTCGTATGCAGACTACCTCACGGAGCATTCAATATATGTACACGGGTACGCCAACGACACAGAGCGGGTCACTCACGATGACAACCCTTTCATTAGGTACGGCGTTCGAAAGTCAGGGCAATGCCAACAATGGTTATCATAGTAGTACGTTCGATCGTTTCGTACAATCACTCGATGGCTATCGCAATCGTGTGGAAGCACAATATAATAATGCCACCTATCCAGCTTCATTTGGTGGTGGTCATTTCACCCCTGCAGCAGGAACTGTTAATAAGTATAGTGCAGATGTTATGGTTCCTGCGTTCCTCAATGCCTACACCAGCATGAGTGGAAACGGACTCAAGATCTTCCCTTCGCTGCGCAGTTTGTTGCCTAACTGGTCTATCCGTTACAGTGGTCTTTCACGCTTGCCATTCTTTGAACAGTTCTTCAAGAGTGTCAACATCAATCATGCCTATCGTAGTATCTTTGCTATCAGTTCTTATCAGAGTTATAGTACATGGCAGGAATACATGAACGGACTCGGCTTCATTGCTGATGCTATTACTGGTACACCTATCCCAAGTTCAATGTATAACATCTCACAGGTGAGTATCAACGAAGCATTCTCTCCTCTGTTAGGTGTTGATGTAACTCTTCAGAACAACCTCACAGCACGTTTAGAGTATCGTCAGACACGTGTTCTGTCGCTTTCTATGACAAGCGTACAGCTGAATGAGGCTTCATCAAAAGACTGGGTCATCGGTATTGGTTACAGAATCAACGACTTCAATCTTTTCAACAATGGGACACGCCGAGTTGCGAAAAGTAAGAAGAAAAAAACAACAGGAACCTCGCAGCAAGACAACAGTTCATCACGTCAGAACAACGGGTTGAACCGTGACCTCAACCTACGTCTTGATATCAGTTATCGCCAGCAGGCATCGCTCACACGTGACATTGCTTCGCTGACATCAGCAGCTTCAAGTGGTAATACTGCTTTCAAGTTCTCTTTCTTGAGCGATTATACCTTGAGCCGTTTGGTTACAGCCAGTCTCTATTACGATTTACAGATTAATACTCCACTTCTCTCATCTGGTAGTTATCCTACTACCACCCACGACTTTGGGGTGAGCCTCAGACTTAGTTTGACACGGTAA
- the cysK gene encoding cysteine synthase A: MAKIANKLTELIGNTPLLALNKFSAEKGLTTPVLAKVEYFNPGGSVKDRIALAMIEDAEAKGLLKPGATIIEPTSGNTGVGLALVSAVKGYKLILTMPETMSVERRNLVKAYGATVKLTSGKDGMKGAIKAAEELRDSIPGSIILQQFENQANPERHYVTTGHEIWRDTDGKVDIFVAGVGTGGTISGVGSYLKEQNPNVKIIAVEPTASPVLSGGQSGPHKIQGIGAGFVPATYNSKYVDEIFQVENDQAILAGRQLAQQEGLLVGISSGAAAFAAAEIAKRPENADKTIVTLLPDTGERYLSTVLYAFEEYPL, from the coding sequence ATGGCAAAGATTGCAAACAAACTTACAGAACTTATAGGTAATACGCCACTGTTAGCACTTAATAAATTCTCTGCAGAGAAAGGACTTACTACTCCTGTTCTTGCAAAGGTAGAGTACTTTAATCCTGGTGGTAGTGTGAAAGATCGTATCGCATTGGCAATGATAGAAGATGCTGAGGCTAAAGGACTCTTAAAGCCTGGAGCTACTATTATTGAACCAACCAGTGGAAACACCGGTGTTGGTTTAGCATTGGTATCAGCTGTGAAGGGCTATAAGCTCATTCTCACGATGCCAGAGACCATGAGTGTGGAACGTCGTAATCTTGTTAAAGCATATGGTGCTACGGTAAAATTGACAAGTGGCAAGGATGGGATGAAGGGGGCTATCAAGGCTGCAGAGGAATTGAGAGATTCTATTCCAGGAAGTATTATCCTGCAGCAGTTTGAGAATCAGGCTAACCCAGAACGCCATTATGTTACAACAGGTCATGAGATCTGGCGTGATACCGATGGTAAGGTTGATATCTTCGTTGCCGGTGTTGGTACTGGTGGCACGATTAGTGGTGTTGGCAGCTACTTAAAGGAGCAGAACCCTAACGTGAAGATTATTGCCGTAGAACCAACTGCATCTCCTGTACTGAGTGGTGGACAGAGTGGTCCGCATAAGATTCAGGGTATCGGTGCAGGCTTTGTTCCAGCAACCTATAATAGTAAGTATGTTGATGAGATTTTCCAAGTGGAGAATGACCAAGCTATTCTTGCAGGTCGCCAGTTGGCACAGCAGGAAGGTTTATTAGTGGGTATCTCTTCTGGTGCTGCTGCCTTTGCAGCTGCAGAGATTGCTAAGCGTCCAGAGAACGCTGATAAGACCATCGTCACGCTGTTGCCTGATACAGGTGAGCGTTATCTCTCAACCGTACTTTATGCTTTCGAGGAGTACCCTCTTTAA
- a CDS encoding AAA family ATPase, which translates to MQKYADYIEEIEIDSLWSGKKHIRWTLDRQVNILSGINGVGKSTILNKVIRSLSQGGEFPSHSLKGVRLKVSPNDARWIRYDIIRSFDRPLMNSDSISKINVDLVTELDWQLFQLQRKYLDYQVNIGNRIIETLQSGEADAAEKAQQISQPKKRFQDILDDLFTETGKKIIRSENEIKFSSLGEVLAPYQLSSGEKQILVILLTVLVEDNEHYVLFMDEPEVSLHIEWQKRLIDLILELNPNVQIILTTHSPAVIMNGWIDRVTEVTDITDK; encoded by the coding sequence ATGCAGAAATACGCAGATTACATAGAAGAGATTGAGATTGACTCGCTTTGGAGCGGGAAGAAACACATCCGTTGGACACTGGACCGACAGGTGAATATCCTCAGTGGTATCAATGGTGTCGGGAAGAGCACCATACTTAATAAGGTGATACGTAGTCTGTCGCAAGGTGGTGAATTCCCCAGCCATTCACTGAAGGGTGTCCGACTGAAGGTAAGTCCTAATGATGCGCGGTGGATACGTTATGATATTATCCGTTCGTTTGACCGTCCACTGATGAACTCGGATAGTATCAGCAAGATTAACGTTGACCTTGTAACGGAACTTGACTGGCAACTCTTCCAGCTTCAGCGCAAATACCTTGATTATCAGGTGAACATCGGCAACAGAATCATTGAGACCTTACAAAGTGGAGAGGCAGATGCTGCAGAGAAAGCGCAGCAGATTTCTCAACCTAAGAAACGCTTTCAAGACATCTTAGACGACCTCTTCACCGAAACTGGTAAGAAGATTATCCGTTCTGAGAATGAGATAAAATTCTCTTCATTAGGTGAAGTCCTCGCTCCCTATCAGTTGTCAAGTGGTGAGAAGCAGATTCTTGTTATCCTGCTGACTGTATTGGTAGAAGACAATGAGCACTATGTCCTCTTTATGGACGAACCGGAAGTGAGTCTGCATATAGAGTGGCAGAAACGCTTAATCGACCTCATCTTAGAACTGAATCCGAATGTTCAGATTATCCTCACAACACACAGTCCAGCTGTCATTATGAACGGATGGATTGACCGTGTGACAGAGGTTACGGACATAACCGATAAATGA
- a CDS encoding DUF4435 domain-containing protein, whose amino-acid sequence MGKRLSDNLSSAYIDAANRLNGKRARRKIIAYVEAYDDIFFWRTVLSSFENEERYFEVMLPSRLNLTKGKRSVLMNLVSQNIGENMIACVDADYDYLLQGTTPLSNEVNNNPYVFHTYAYAIENLQCYAPSLHDVTVAVTLNDHSIFNFEEFLKLYSESIHPLFVWSIWHYRQGIHRRFTISDFNRVVEIGNFSLQGATESIQRLRHKVQMRVRQLQKENPNAKDSYLKLKDELRSLGVTPSTTYLYIQGHHLFDNIIVPVLKRVCDLLVREREDEINRNAVHDTQRRNELSSYGHSTEAIIPMLRRNVGYTNAEPFLRLKEDIYTFLNPPTQQPTD is encoded by the coding sequence ATGGGAAAAAGACTGAGCGACAACCTATCATCGGCTTATATTGATGCAGCGAACCGTTTGAACGGTAAGCGGGCACGGAGAAAGATTATCGCATACGTAGAAGCGTATGACGATATCTTCTTTTGGCGCACTGTCTTAAGCAGTTTTGAAAACGAGGAACGCTACTTTGAAGTGATGTTGCCATCGCGATTAAACCTTACCAAGGGCAAACGGTCGGTATTGATGAACCTCGTTTCGCAGAATATTGGTGAGAACATGATTGCTTGTGTTGATGCTGATTATGACTATCTACTGCAAGGAACTACCCCACTTTCCAACGAAGTGAACAACAACCCATACGTTTTCCATACCTATGCTTACGCCATTGAAAACCTACAATGTTATGCACCGAGCCTACATGATGTGACAGTAGCAGTAACGCTCAACGACCATTCTATCTTTAACTTCGAAGAGTTCCTTAAGCTGTACAGTGAGAGTATACATCCCCTCTTTGTCTGGAGTATCTGGCATTATCGCCAAGGTATTCATCGACGTTTTACGATTTCTGACTTTAATCGGGTTGTGGAGATTGGTAACTTCTCTCTACAAGGGGCAACTGAAAGTATTCAACGGCTACGCCATAAGGTCCAGATGCGTGTACGACAACTACAAAAGGAGAATCCGAACGCAAAGGATAGCTATCTAAAACTAAAAGACGAACTGCGTTCCTTAGGTGTTACACCTTCAACAACCTACTTATATATTCAAGGTCATCATCTCTTTGATAATATCATCGTACCGGTCTTGAAGCGGGTATGCGACCTTCTTGTGCGTGAACGTGAAGACGAGATTAACCGCAATGCTGTACACGATACGCAACGTCGCAACGAACTATCAAGTTATGGTCATAGTACGGAGGCGATTATCCCTATGCTCCGTCGCAATGTAGGTTATACGAACGCTGAACCATTCCTAAGATTGAAAGAAGATATTTATACATTCTTGAATCCACCGACACAACAACCAACTGACTAA